The segment GCTCTTGGCATACAGTCGACAAGCAACTTCGTAACGCTATTCAATATTTCATTTGGGAAAGGATGGCTAAAACAATGCAAAAAGAAGAGTTCAAACAACAATTTCTAACATTTCTCCAATCGATCAATTTGGATCAGGAGGTAAGGGAGATTGACGATACCACTAACCTGCTGGAGGCCGGATATATCGATTCCCTCAATATGGTCGAGATGATCATTTACTTGGAAGAAATGACGGGAGAAGAGATTGCTATTGAAAACTATCAACTTCGCAATTTCTATACGATTGAGGGCATTTATCATATCTTTATTGCGAATAAAGTAACGGTTGGGGGCATAAGCGATGGCTATCACGATGAAAGATTTTGAGACCGAGATGAAGCAGAGTTTTCAGCTCTTGGGGTGTGCGCAGTTGCATGATGCAGCTATGCAGTATAGTACTTACTTAAAGATTTCCCTAACTACCCGTACATCAATAAAGAAGCTGGCAGGTCCCGTATTTCCGGTCATAACCGACAACGACATGCTTCCTTGCTTGCAAGCGCTTGACGCGGCTCCGACCGGTTCGGTTTTGTTCGTGCAAAACCAAAGCGGTAAATCGGAAGCATTGGCGGGTGATATCTTTGTAACAGCTGCCAAGCAGCAAGGGCTCGAAGGGCTGATTGTTAACGGTGCAGTCAGAGATATCGATGTGATTGAGAATATGGGCTTCCCGGTGTTTTCAAACAGCGTAACTTTCGTATCGGCGAAAACAGCAAAAGCGGCATCCGCTGCCATACCCGCAACTGTTGTACTGGATGGAATAGAGCTCGAGCCAATGGACTGGATTTTCGCTGACAGCGACGGCGTTCTTCTCATAAAGAAGAAGTATATGAAGACGGTCTACAAAGCAGCCATGATGCTCCGGAACCGGGAAGAAGATTTGCGGCAGCGGATAGCAGGCGGGGAAAGGCTTTCGGATTTGTGCGGACTTCATGACTTTGTTGCAGGTAAAGCGGAGCTGAAATTTGAAGCTTAAACAAATTGAAGGAAGGTGTCAGGACAATGAGAGTGATCGACATCGAGCTGGAAAGTCACGAATATCAGCGGAACCCTTGGGATGTTTATGCCTATTTACGGAATAACAAGCCGGTTTTTTGGTCGGAGGCTAACCGCAGCTTTTATATATCAAAGGCTTCTTTAATTCGCGATATACTGATGGATCGGGATCACTTTACGGCGGAACATGTCTTTCGAACTACCAGACATCTGTTCGGCCCTACCATTATCGATATGGAGGGCGAGCATCATCAGCGGATTCGCGCTGCACTGGGAAAGAAGTTCAAATCAGGCGAAGTTAACACCGTGCTGGAGGGAATCATTAACGAAGTCGTGCAGAAGCGTTTCGACAGATTAGGCGCCTGTACGGAATTAGAAGTAATCAGCGGCTTTGCTGCAGCGATCCCAATCGGTGTCATTATGCGGATATTAGGCCTTCCTGTCGAGCATTCGGATTGGGTATTCACTGTGATGCGTCCCATCATGCGCTACCTGGATAACTCTAAGGAAAGTATGACACAAGCGTTAACTTCCGCGGATCAACTTCAGGCGTATATTCTGGAAACTATTCGTCTTACGCCTTCCTTCGAGCCTGGTTCACTGCTTGCCGAGCTTCTGCCCAATCCGGGGAGCGAGCTGCTGACGGAGGCTGAGCTAGTACGTCATGTCATGCTCCTACTTTCAGCAGGGACAGACACGACGATGGGTACGATCGCCAACGTAATTACCTGTCTGCTCCGCAACCCTGAGACGTTGAAGGAGTTGCAGCAAGATACTGAGCTTCTGCCGCGCGTAATTAAGGAGACGCTAAGATTGGAGCCGCCGCTTCACTCTACGTTAAGAATAGCGAAGGAGAAGGTGGTCATCCAAGATGTTACTATCCCAAAGGGGTCGGCGGTTCAGCTTCTGCTAGCAAGTGCAAATCGGGATGAGGAGATCTACGATCATGCCGATCGCTGGGATATTTACCGCAGGGAAAAGCATACGATGGCGTTTGGAGCCGGCAGTCACCATTGCATTGGAACACTGCTTGCCCAGAAAGAACTTGAACTGATATTCAAGGAGTTTTTCAAGCGCTATGTCATAGCACCGAGGCAAGGCTTAGCGCTTCCTGAAATCAGAGGAAGGAGCTTTCGCTGCCCGCAGGAGGTTTTTATACAATTAGAGCCTGCATGTCAAATTACAAGCTGTTCGATAAGGGGTTAGTCATTTGAAAATAATAGATCAAATCGTGCTGCCGGTTAACTTGAAACCGATGATTTCGACCTATGAGCATCATGCAACAGTATTTGCTGGTATTTCGTTTAAAGATGATTATTTGGATTGGTTGTACAGCAATTATATTCAAATTTGGTGCAGTCGTGACTTTGAAACAAATCGAAACGTTTCTATTAATTATTGCGATAACGGCGATGATTATCACAGCAACTATAACTCTTGCCCATTCATGTGGACCTACGCTATTCCAAATCAATACGTTGGAAGCGAAGGGGACGTCGTCCAATTTTTTAAGCGCGCCCTGCAGGACCAGTACTATGTTCGGCCGTTTCTTGATGTTTATTATTTACCTGATTCGAGCGATTATGGTGTTACGCACTATATTGCCGGCAAACAAATCTACGGTTACGATGACCGTAAACAAACCTTCAACTTGCTCGGCTATCGTGACGGTCAGTATTTGCCGTCGGAGATTCCGTATGCCTTAGTTGAGCAAGCATTTTATGCGAATAAGAATGAGCAGGACTGGCAATCCCATCTACACCTGGGACACTATAAAGAAGCACGCTATGGGTTGGATCTAACTCGTATCAG is part of the Paenibacillus algicola genome and harbors:
- a CDS encoding acyl carrier protein — encoded protein: MAKTMQKEEFKQQFLTFLQSINLDQEVREIDDTTNLLEAGYIDSLNMVEMIIYLEEMTGEEIAIENYQLRNFYTIEGIYHIFIANKVTVGGISDGYHDERF
- a CDS encoding RraA family protein, which produces MAITMKDFETEMKQSFQLLGCAQLHDAAMQYSTYLKISLTTRTSIKKLAGPVFPVITDNDMLPCLQALDAAPTGSVLFVQNQSGKSEALAGDIFVTAAKQQGLEGLIVNGAVRDIDVIENMGFPVFSNSVTFVSAKTAKAASAAIPATVVLDGIELEPMDWIFADSDGVLLIKKKYMKTVYKAAMMLRNREEDLRQRIAGGERLSDLCGLHDFVAGKAELKFEA
- a CDS encoding cytochrome P450; the protein is MRVIDIELESHEYQRNPWDVYAYLRNNKPVFWSEANRSFYISKASLIRDILMDRDHFTAEHVFRTTRHLFGPTIIDMEGEHHQRIRAALGKKFKSGEVNTVLEGIINEVVQKRFDRLGACTELEVISGFAAAIPIGVIMRILGLPVEHSDWVFTVMRPIMRYLDNSKESMTQALTSADQLQAYILETIRLTPSFEPGSLLAELLPNPGSELLTEAELVRHVMLLLSAGTDTTMGTIANVITCLLRNPETLKELQQDTELLPRVIKETLRLEPPLHSTLRIAKEKVVIQDVTIPKGSAVQLLLASANRDEEIYDHADRWDIYRREKHTMAFGAGSHHCIGTLLAQKELELIFKEFFKRYVIAPRQGLALPEIRGRSFRCPQEVFIQLEPACQITSCSIRG